The Candidatus Hydrogenedentota bacterium genome window below encodes:
- a CDS encoding BLUF domain-containing protein, translated as MKSLVRLIYVSRMTEECDMDALEKILKVSRKKNKEKDITGMLCYDPKFFMQCLEGPKEAVNDLYGEIARDRRHTHVTLLEYEVITERMFGKWSMAFIRAGDVGASLYKHFGGSRRFNPFSLTPEKARDFFAAIAPYSVASPDTQ; from the coding sequence ATGAAATCGTTGGTGCGATTGATTTATGTGAGCCGGATGACCGAAGAATGCGACATGGACGCCCTGGAAAAAATATTGAAGGTGTCCAGAAAGAAAAACAAGGAGAAGGACATTACAGGCATGTTGTGCTATGATCCCAAATTTTTCATGCAATGTCTTGAGGGTCCGAAAGAAGCGGTGAATGATCTGTATGGCGAAATTGCCCGCGATCGCCGTCATACCCATGTCACATTGTTGGAATATGAAGTGATTACAGAACGGATGTTCGGGAAGTGGTCCATGGCCTTCATACGGGCCGGAGATGTGGGCGCGTCCCTGTATAAACATTTCGGGGGATCTCGGCGATTCAACCCGTTTTCATTGACGCCGGAAAAGGCAAGGGATTTTTTTGCCGCGATCGCGCCCTATTCAGTAGCATCGCCTGATACCCAATAG
- the tpx gene encoding thiol peroxidase, which yields MMERPGDVTFQGNPLTAIGPRLKPGSKAPDFQLLANDLSVVTLSDSAGKIRLVSVVPSLDTPVCDTQTRRFNEQMDEWEDRVAGYTVSADLPFAQARWCGTAGIKRMQTLSDHRDMAFGSAYGTHIKELRLESRAVFVIDGNDFIQYVEYVKEITQHPDYAAALDAVKRLVEA from the coding sequence ATGATGGAGCGGCCAGGGGATGTTACGTTTCAGGGCAACCCATTGACGGCAATAGGGCCCCGGTTGAAGCCTGGTAGTAAGGCGCCGGATTTTCAACTGTTGGCAAATGATTTAAGTGTGGTCACTCTGTCCGATTCGGCGGGAAAAATTCGGCTTGTCTCGGTGGTTCCGTCCCTGGATACACCTGTCTGTGACACCCAAACCCGCCGATTCAACGAACAGATGGACGAATGGGAGGATCGCGTGGCCGGCTATACGGTTAGCGCGGATCTGCCCTTTGCCCAAGCCCGTTGGTGCGGGACTGCCGGCATAAAAAGGATGCAGACCCTTTCCGATCATCGGGACATGGCGTTTGGGAGCGCCTATGGCACCCATATCAAGGAATTGAGGCTTGAGTCCCGAGCTGTATTCGTCATAGATGGGAACGACTTCATTCAATATGTGGAATATGTCAAGGAGATAACACAACATCCTGATTATGCGGCCGCGCTTGACGCCGTGAAACGGCTTGTGGAAGCCTGA